In Janthinobacterium rivuli, a single genomic region encodes these proteins:
- a CDS encoding flagellar brake protein, with protein MQAHIMDSGLENWHDFEVESRREIIALLRSISEKNQLIRMLIHGESDVCVTSILEVDAEHDSVILDRSVNADQNRRMLAAKGISFETSLDKIRILFASAQVEECHYGGTPALKIAIPETLIRLQRREYYRMTTPVSNPVRVSIPLPPSLGGADTLFPLADISCGGIAILDNKLMLGETIGRDYPGCRIDLPDVGIVTATLQIRNSLDMTLLNNKLNRRLGCQFVDLPRSMLAHVQRYITRLERERNARMAGLG; from the coding sequence ATGCAAGCACATATTATGGATTCCGGCCTCGAAAACTGGCATGATTTTGAAGTGGAATCGCGGCGGGAAATCATCGCCTTGCTGCGCAGTATCAGCGAAAAGAACCAGCTGATCCGCATGCTGATCCACGGTGAATCCGATGTGTGCGTCACTTCCATCCTGGAAGTCGATGCCGAGCACGATAGCGTCATCCTCGACCGTTCCGTGAACGCCGACCAGAACCGGCGCATGCTGGCCGCCAAGGGCATTTCGTTTGAAACCTCGCTCGACAAGATCCGCATCCTGTTTGCCAGCGCCCAGGTGGAAGAGTGCCATTACGGCGGCACGCCCGCCTTGAAAATTGCCATTCCAGAAACGCTGATCCGCTTGCAGCGGCGCGAGTATTACCGCATGACGACACCGGTGAGCAATCCCGTGCGCGTCTCGATCCCCCTGCCGCCTTCGCTGGGCGGCGCCGATACCCTGTTCCCGCTGGCCGACATCAGCTGCGGCGGCATCGCCATCCTCGACAATAAACTGATGCTGGGCGAGACCATCGGCAGGGACTATCCCGGCTGCCGCATCGACTTGCCCGACGTCGGCATCGTCACGGCGACTTTGCAAATTCGCAATTCGCTGGACATGACCTTGCTGAACAACAAGCTGAACCGCCGCCTCGGCTGCCAGTTCGTCGACCTGCCGCGCAGCATGCTGGCGCACGTGCAGCGCTATATTACGCGTCTTGAACGCGAGCGCAACGCCCGCATGGCTGGGTTAGGTTAA
- the fliE gene encoding flagellar hook-basal body complex protein FliE → MIAQLKSAATRPEAKIPAIQTEMPAAKVNFADAFKSALDSVSGAQKASSAMGQRFTMGDEKVSLSDVMVSMQKSSIEFQATVQVRNKLVSAYHEIMNMQV, encoded by the coding sequence ATGATCGCGCAACTGAAGTCGGCGGCCACGCGGCCGGAGGCGAAAATACCGGCGATCCAGACCGAGATGCCGGCAGCGAAGGTGAATTTTGCCGATGCCTTCAAGAGCGCGCTCGATTCCGTGAGCGGCGCGCAAAAGGCCTCGTCGGCAATGGGCCAGCGCTTTACCATGGGCGATGAAAAGGTCAGCCTGTCGGATGTGATGGTATCGATGCAAAAGTCGAGCATCGAATTCCAGGCGACGGTGCAGGTGCGCAATAAGTTAGTCTCGGCATATCATGAGATCATGAATATGCAGGTTTGA
- the fliF gene encoding flagellar basal-body MS-ring/collar protein FliF, with product MAVAEEIDVNRIPPEPAPARSPVESVQAFAKTPMGKNFLRGLGVAALVAIGVALYMWNQPPEYKVLFSNYTDRDGGAITASLDQLGIKHKFSEGGGAILVPSEQVHDARLKLAAQGLPKGGNVGFELMENQKLGVSQFLEQVNFQRALEGELAKSIESVSAVDTARVHLALPKPSVFVREQQKPTASVLLNLHPGRGLDQLQVSAIVHLVASSVPELLPINVTVVDQAGTLLSNQEKDKDRANGIKSLDPNQLKYVQQLQQSVIKQVESILLPIVGEGNVRAEATADVDFSQSEQAAETYKPNSPPEASTIRSQQTSESTGAGNANPSGVPGALSNQPPGVATAPLTAEAPGAPGGAPTAPTQKESTTNYEVDKTVRYEQKSMGGLRRLSVAVVVNYRRTFDKDGKVTVKPISPAEMVQINNLVKEAMGYNKERGDSFSVANSPFDGIDRAPEGKLEWWRDPANLPLAKELAKFLITALILLYIFIKIVRPMLRPVMRKIDDFGAPPPVIEPELAKTDEENEVLLSEAELEELEEDTARGYRENLAMARKLAQEDPRVVANVIKAWIGNND from the coding sequence ATGGCTGTAGCCGAAGAAATCGATGTGAACCGCATACCCCCGGAACCGGCGCCTGCCCGCTCGCCCGTGGAGTCCGTGCAAGCCTTCGCCAAGACGCCGATGGGCAAGAATTTCCTGCGCGGCCTGGGCGTGGCGGCACTGGTCGCCATCGGCGTGGCCCTGTACATGTGGAACCAGCCGCCCGAATACAAAGTCCTGTTCTCGAACTACACGGACCGCGATGGCGGCGCCATCACCGCCTCGCTGGACCAGCTGGGCATCAAGCACAAGTTTTCCGAAGGCGGCGGCGCCATTCTCGTGCCATCCGAACAAGTCCATGACGCGCGCCTGAAACTGGCCGCGCAAGGCTTGCCCAAGGGCGGCAACGTGGGCTTCGAGCTGATGGAAAACCAGAAGCTGGGCGTGTCGCAATTTTTGGAACAGGTCAATTTCCAGCGCGCACTCGAAGGCGAACTGGCCAAATCGATCGAATCGGTGTCCGCCGTCGACACGGCGCGCGTCCACCTGGCGCTGCCCAAACCATCCGTCTTCGTGCGCGAACAGCAAAAACCGACGGCGTCCGTGCTGCTGAACCTGCATCCTGGCCGCGGCCTCGATCAGTTGCAGGTGAGCGCCATCGTGCATCTGGTGGCGTCCAGCGTGCCGGAGTTGCTGCCAATCAATGTCACCGTGGTCGACCAGGCCGGCACCCTGCTGTCGAACCAGGAAAAGGACAAGGACCGCGCCAACGGCATCAAGAGCCTGGACCCGAACCAGCTGAAGTACGTGCAGCAGTTGCAGCAAAGCGTGATCAAGCAGGTCGAATCGATCTTGCTGCCCATCGTCGGCGAAGGCAATGTGCGCGCCGAAGCGACGGCCGATGTTGATTTTTCGCAAAGCGAGCAGGCGGCCGAAACCTACAAGCCCAATTCGCCGCCGGAAGCGTCGACCATCCGCAGCCAGCAAACGAGCGAATCGACGGGCGCCGGCAATGCCAACCCATCCGGCGTGCCGGGCGCGCTGTCGAACCAGCCGCCAGGCGTGGCGACGGCGCCGTTGACGGCCGAAGCGCCTGGCGCACCTGGCGGCGCGCCGACGGCGCCGACACAGAAGGAATCGACGACGAATTATGAAGTCGACAAGACCGTGCGCTACGAGCAGAAATCCATGGGCGGCCTGCGCCGCCTGTCGGTGGCCGTCGTCGTCAACTATCGCCGTACTTTCGACAAGGATGGCAAGGTCACGGTCAAGCCAATTTCCCCTGCCGAAATGGTCCAGATCAATAATCTGGTCAAGGAAGCGATGGGCTACAACAAGGAGCGCGGCGACAGCTTCAGCGTGGCCAACTCGCCCTTCGACGGCATCGACCGCGCGCCGGAAGGCAAGCTGGAGTGGTGGCGCGACCCGGCCAACTTGCCGCTGGCCAAGGAACTGGCGAAATTCCTCATCACGGCCCTGATCCTGCTGTATATCTTCATCAAGATCGTGCGCCCGATGCTGCGCCCCGTGATGCGCAAGATCGACGATTTCGGCGCCCCGCCGCCCGTCATCGAACCGGAACTGGCCAAGACGGACGAAGAAAACGAAGTCCTGCTCAGCGAAGCGGAGCTGGAAGAACTGGAAGAAGATACGGCGCGCGGTTATCGCGAAAACCTGGCGATGGCCAGAAAACTGGCGCAGGAAGACCCGCGCGTGGTGGCCAACGTAATCAAAGCATGGATAGGCAATAATGACTGA
- the fliG gene encoding flagellar motor switch protein FliG gives MTETTGLQKASILMLALGESEAAEVMKFLGPREVLKLGAAMATMKGIAHEQVVEVLGDFRAQTELNSTVGLDSDEYIRQVLTKALGDDKASVLLSRILGGKDASGIESLKWMDSQSVSELIRNEHPQIIATILVHLERDQACEILGHFTDRLRNDVVLRIATLDGVQPAALRELNDVLTKLLSGNENIKKSSLGGVRAAAEILNFMSGEQEGSVMDNIKNYDNDMAQKIMDEMFVFDNVIDIDDRGIQLLLREVQSEMLIIALKGASQELRDKIFKNMSQRAGEMMREDLESKGPVRLSEVESQQKQILQIVRRLADEGQIVLGGKGEDSFV, from the coding sequence ATGACTGAGACAACGGGACTGCAAAAGGCATCGATCCTGATGCTGGCACTGGGCGAGAGCGAAGCGGCCGAGGTCATGAAATTCCTCGGCCCGCGCGAAGTGCTGAAACTGGGCGCCGCCATGGCCACCATGAAGGGCATCGCGCACGAGCAGGTGGTCGAGGTGCTCGGCGACTTCCGCGCGCAGACGGAACTCAATTCCACCGTCGGCCTCGATTCGGACGAATACATCCGCCAAGTGCTCACCAAGGCGCTGGGCGACGACAAGGCGTCCGTGCTGCTGTCGCGCATCCTGGGCGGCAAGGATGCGTCCGGCATCGAATCGCTGAAGTGGATGGATTCGCAATCCGTGTCCGAGCTGATCCGCAACGAACACCCGCAGATCATCGCCACCATCCTGGTCCACCTGGAACGCGACCAGGCCTGCGAAATCCTCGGCCATTTCACGGACCGCCTGCGCAACGACGTGGTCTTGCGCATCGCCACCCTGGACGGCGTGCAGCCGGCCGCCTTACGCGAACTCAACGACGTGCTGACGAAACTGCTGTCGGGTAACGAAAACATCAAGAAATCGTCGCTGGGCGGCGTGCGCGCCGCGGCCGAGATCCTGAACTTCATGAGCGGCGAGCAAGAAGGCTCCGTCATGGACAATATCAAGAACTACGACAATGACATGGCGCAAAAGATCATGGACGAAATGTTCGTGTTCGACAACGTGATCGATATCGACGACCGCGGCATCCAGTTGCTGCTGCGCGAAGTGCAGTCGGAAATGCTGATCATCGCCCTGAAAGGCGCCTCGCAGGAGCTGCGCGACAAGATCTTCAAGAACATGTCGCAGCGCGCCGGCGAGATGATGCGCGAAGACCTGGAATCGAAAGGCCCCGTGCGCCTGTCGGAAGTGGAATCGCAGCAGAAACAGATCCTGCAGATCGTGCGCCGCCTGGCGGACGAGGGGCAGATTGTCCTAGGCGGAAAAGGCGAGGATTCGTTTGTCTAA
- a CDS encoding flagellar assembly protein FliH, translating to MTSFGDERPSVVAARKLLEPDPEPEFDPFAELHEEEPAPPLEYPTQEELDAIREEARATAFDEGRAAGYAEGHAAGHADGHAESYAQGKAASAVELAHLQTIAVDFGTAVQQADELIANDVMELALQLAKGMLKTALPVRPELMLPMVREAIEYLPVLQQPALLMLNPEDAQVVRDGIGDELDKGGWRVIEDPSVERGGCKIDTASNQIDAQTSTRWHRLTHALGKDLDWLAP from the coding sequence ATGACCTCGTTTGGCGACGAGCGTCCCAGCGTGGTGGCGGCGCGCAAGCTGCTGGAACCGGATCCCGAACCGGAATTCGATCCATTTGCCGAGCTGCACGAGGAAGAGCCGGCCCCGCCGCTCGAATATCCGACGCAGGAAGAGCTCGACGCCATCCGCGAAGAAGCGCGCGCCACGGCCTTCGACGAAGGCCGCGCGGCCGGCTATGCGGAAGGCCACGCGGCCGGGCATGCCGACGGCCATGCCGAGTCGTATGCGCAAGGCAAGGCGGCGTCCGCCGTGGAACTGGCGCATCTGCAAACCATCGCCGTCGACTTCGGCACGGCCGTGCAGCAGGCCGACGAGCTGATCGCCAACGACGTGATGGAACTGGCCCTGCAACTGGCCAAGGGCATGCTCAAGACGGCCTTGCCCGTGCGCCCCGAATTGATGCTGCCGATGGTGCGCGAAGCCATCGAATACTTGCCCGTGCTGCAACAACCTGCCTTGTTGATGCTCAACCCGGAAGACGCGCAAGTGGTACGCGACGGCATCGGCGATGAGCTCGACAAAGGTGGCTGGCGCGTCATCGAAGACCCCAGCGTGGAACGCGGCGGTTGCAAGATCGACACGGCCAGCAACCAGATCGACGCGCAGACGTCCACCCGCTGGCACCGCCTGACGCATGCGCTGGGCAAAGACCTGGACTGGCTGGCGCCGTGA
- the fliI gene encoding flagellar protein export ATPase FliI: MQISGRVTRVAGLVMEAVGLRLAVGAACTVPLPNGGRVEAEVVGFEGERLFLMPQSDVEGIVPGTRVFSVEPAIPRPGSVAHPRRRPSDRARHLPVGPQLLGRVLDGAGRPLDQLGPLHTTDSAPINVRPANPLGRAPIVDTLDVGVRSINAMLTVGRGQRMGLFAGSGVGKSVLLGMMARYTEADVIVVGLIGERGREVKEFIEQILGAEGLARSVVVAAPADTPPLMRLQGAAYATAIAEHFRDQGQNVLLIMDSLTRYAMAQREIALAIGEPPATKGYPPSVFAKLPVLVERAGNGEEGGGSITAFYTVLTEGDDQQDPIADSARAILDGHIVLNRRLAEAGHYPAIDIEQSISRAAHSITTHEHQQQARKLKQLYSRYERSRDLISVGAYSAGTDPVLDQAIALHEKIEAFLQQQITERVSMDESLGQLTALFD, translated from the coding sequence ATGCAGATTTCAGGCCGCGTCACGCGCGTGGCCGGCCTGGTGATGGAAGCGGTGGGCCTGCGCCTGGCCGTCGGCGCCGCCTGCACCGTGCCGCTGCCCAATGGCGGCCGGGTCGAAGCGGAAGTGGTCGGTTTTGAAGGCGAGCGCCTGTTCTTGATGCCGCAAAGCGATGTCGAGGGCATCGTGCCCGGCACGCGCGTGTTTTCCGTCGAACCGGCCATTCCCCGCCCCGGCAGCGTGGCGCACCCGCGCCGCCGCCCCAGCGACCGCGCGCGCCACCTGCCCGTGGGGCCGCAACTGCTGGGCCGCGTGCTCGACGGCGCGGGCCGCCCGCTCGACCAGTTAGGTCCGCTGCACACGACCGATAGCGCCCCCATCAACGTGCGCCCCGCCAATCCGCTGGGCCGCGCCCCCATCGTCGACACGCTCGACGTGGGCGTGCGCTCGATCAACGCCATGCTGACCGTGGGCCGTGGCCAGCGCATGGGCCTGTTCGCCGGTTCCGGCGTCGGTAAAAGCGTGCTGCTGGGCATGATGGCCCGCTACACGGAAGCGGACGTGATCGTCGTCGGCCTGATCGGCGAACGGGGACGCGAAGTAAAAGAATTCATCGAGCAGATTCTCGGCGCCGAAGGCCTGGCCCGTTCCGTCGTCGTGGCCGCGCCGGCCGACACGCCGCCGCTGATGCGCCTGCAGGGCGCCGCGTATGCGACGGCGATTGCCGAACACTTCCGCGACCAGGGGCAAAACGTGCTGCTGATCATGGATTCGCTGACCCGCTACGCCATGGCGCAGCGCGAAATCGCCCTGGCCATCGGCGAGCCACCGGCCACCAAGGGCTATCCGCCGTCCGTCTTCGCCAAGCTGCCCGTGCTGGTGGAGCGGGCCGGCAATGGCGAGGAAGGCGGCGGCTCGATCACGGCCTTCTACACCGTGCTGACCGAGGGCGACGACCAGCAGGATCCGATCGCCGACTCGGCGCGCGCGATTCTCGATGGCCACATCGTGCTGAACCGCCGCCTGGCCGAAGCGGGACACTATCCCGCCATCGACATCGAGCAATCGATTTCGCGCGCCGCCCACTCGATCACCACGCATGAGCACCAGCAGCAGGCGCGCAAGCTGAAACAGCTGTATTCGCGCTATGAACGCAGCCGCGACCTGATCAGCGTGGGCGCCTACAGCGCCGGCACCGACCCCGTGCTGGACCAGGCCATTGCCCTGCATGAAAAGATCGAGGCGTTTTTACAACAGCAAATCACGGAGCGGGTCAGCATGGACGAGAGCTTGGGGCAACTTACCGCTCTATTCGACTGA
- the fliJ gene encoding flagellar export protein FliJ produces MASPSQLATLIDLAQRETDDCAKRLGAALKALDDCRQKLDMLSGYRDDYAKRFEASMSSGITPMAYRNFQAFMVKLDSAILGQQQVVEHAQARSDNEKMRWQLAERKRMSYTTLNNRAQEQALKLENKRDQKAMDEHAARQAYYKR; encoded by the coding sequence ATGGCCTCTCCTTCCCAACTTGCAACCCTGATCGACCTTGCCCAGCGCGAAACGGATGACTGCGCCAAGCGCCTGGGTGCGGCCCTGAAAGCGCTCGACGATTGCCGCCAGAAGCTCGACATGCTGTCCGGCTACCGCGACGATTACGCCAAGCGCTTCGAGGCAAGCATGAGCAGCGGCATCACGCCCATGGCTTACCGCAACTTCCAGGCCTTCATGGTCAAGCTCGACAGCGCCATCCTGGGCCAGCAGCAAGTGGTCGAGCATGCGCAAGCGCGCAGCGACAATGAAAAGATGCGCTGGCAGCTGGCCGAACGCAAGCGCATGTCCTACACCACCCTGAACAACCGGGCGCAGGAACAGGCGCTGAAGCTGGAAAACAAGCGCGACCAGAAAGCAATGGATGAGCACGCGGCGCGACAAGCCTATTACAAACGCTAA
- a CDS encoding flagellar hook-length control protein FliK — MQTQPTPISQIISSNATPGAANRSQPSTSGTAGDFQRTLNRQIEQRQASRNMAQAQIQTPAPAPAARPASPAATQAPAQAPANEAKAAQAGTEQAASSEQPPAQSSEAATPATADSATAEASVAAAPAATVTPPADPAAEMLALVGSIQLAIQPPAAAAKAVPELPARASVKAEGKNPATGPLLAAGQGSGKAAATVAAQADSGDFADSLGQAQGKAAATPGASVPTGKAEPGKLAIDAQLAATAKAGAAVAEPVLKETPADLSRLAAQLQPGALQQAAAAVAVPADKLTGRVGTPAWDQQLGQKVVWMAAGGDQSATLTLNPPDLGPVQVVLTVTNDQADAAFMSAQPEVRQALEAAMPRLREMMSEAGIAFGSATVSAGTPEQQNNGERAASGERRGNGQGGGVAGGEIAIAPATGGRSRPSLSAVDTFA; from the coding sequence ATGCAAACCCAGCCAACACCGATTTCCCAGATTATCTCGTCGAACGCCACGCCGGGCGCCGCCAACCGCAGCCAGCCGTCCACCAGCGGCACGGCGGGCGACTTCCAGCGCACCCTGAACCGCCAGATCGAGCAACGCCAGGCCAGCCGCAATATGGCGCAAGCGCAAATACAAACGCCGGCGCCGGCACCGGCAGCTCGTCCCGCCAGCCCCGCCGCCACGCAGGCACCCGCCCAGGCGCCAGCGAACGAAGCGAAAGCGGCGCAAGCAGGCACCGAACAGGCGGCCAGCAGCGAACAGCCGCCCGCGCAATCGAGCGAGGCAGCGACACCCGCCACCGCCGACAGCGCCACGGCCGAAGCCAGCGTAGCCGCCGCCCCCGCCGCGACAGTCACGCCGCCAGCCGATCCGGCCGCCGAAATGCTGGCCCTGGTAGGCAGCATCCAGCTGGCCATCCAGCCACCGGCAGCCGCCGCCAAGGCCGTGCCGGAACTGCCGGCGCGCGCCAGCGTCAAGGCAGAAGGCAAGAACCCGGCGACAGGGCCATTGCTGGCAGCCGGCCAGGGCAGCGGCAAGGCTGCCGCCACCGTCGCCGCGCAAGCGGACAGCGGCGACTTTGCCGACAGCCTGGGCCAGGCCCAAGGCAAGGCTGCCGCCACACCGGGCGCCAGCGTGCCGACCGGCAAGGCCGAACCGGGCAAGCTGGCCATCGACGCGCAGCTGGCAGCCACCGCCAAGGCGGGCGCTGCCGTGGCCGAACCGGTCCTCAAGGAAACCCCTGCCGACCTGAGCCGCCTGGCGGCCCAGTTGCAGCCGGGCGCGCTGCAGCAGGCCGCGGCCGCCGTGGCCGTGCCGGCCGACAAGCTGACGGGCCGGGTCGGCACGCCGGCCTGGGACCAGCAACTGGGGCAGAAAGTCGTGTGGATGGCCGCTGGCGGCGACCAGAGCGCCACCCTGACCCTGAATCCGCCCGACCTGGGCCCCGTGCAAGTGGTACTGACAGTCACCAATGACCAGGCCGATGCCGCCTTCATGTCGGCCCAGCCGGAAGTGCGCCAGGCGCTGGAAGCGGCCATGCCGCGCCTGCGCGAAATGATGAGCGAAGCGGGCATCGCCTTTGGCAGCGCCACCGTCTCGGCAGGTACGCCGGAACAACAAAACAATGGCGAGCGCGCCGCCTCGGGCGAACGCCGTGGCAATGGCCAGGGTGGCGGCGTGGCGGGTGGCGAAATCGCCATCGCGCCGGCGACAGGCGGACGCAGCCGGCCCAGCCTGAGTGCCGTGGATACCTTTGCCTGA
- the fliL gene encoding flagellar basal body-associated protein FliL: MKADPKADAGLAPAGASKKKLLIIVLASVLVAGGIGGGAAWYFLHGKADKEESAPSKKKHAASKAGPPVFVPIDAFTVNLQPENGEQYLQIAFTLQASSPEEMDLIKINMPKVRSRLLLLLSGKKASELNTVEGKQQLAAEIINQVNQPFEDKGPEQDVTDVLFTAFIIQ, encoded by the coding sequence ATGAAAGCAGATCCGAAAGCAGATGCAGGCCTGGCTCCCGCCGGGGCCTCGAAAAAGAAGCTTCTGATCATCGTGCTGGCCTCGGTGCTGGTGGCTGGCGGTATCGGTGGCGGTGCCGCCTGGTACTTCCTGCATGGCAAGGCCGATAAAGAAGAATCGGCACCGAGCAAGAAAAAACATGCCGCTTCCAAGGCAGGTCCGCCCGTCTTCGTGCCCATCGATGCCTTCACCGTCAATTTGCAGCCGGAAAATGGCGAGCAATACCTGCAAATCGCGTTCACCTTGCAGGCCAGCAGCCCGGAAGAAATGGACTTGATCAAGATCAACATGCCGAAAGTGCGCAGCCGCTTGTTGCTGCTGCTGTCCGGCAAGAAGGCGTCCGAACTCAATACCGTGGAAGGCAAGCAGCAACTGGCGGCCGAAATCATCAATCAGGTGAACCAGCCGTTCGAGGACAAAGGGCCGGAGCAGGACGTGACGGACGTATTATTTACCGCATTCATCATTCAATAA
- the fliM gene encoding flagellar motor switch protein FliM, with amino-acid sequence MADNFLSQEEVDALLKGVNGDQDDAQAPEDVTGVRTYNLATQERIVRGRMPTLEIINERFARLLRVGLFNFLRRSAEVSVGSVRVSKYSEFIRNLVVPTNLNLVHMKPLRGTALMVFDPGLVFLLVDNLFGGDGRFHTRVEGRDFTQTEQRIILRILDIVFEAYTKSWEPVFPVEFEYIRSEMNTQFANIATPNEVVVASTFTVELGSVSGQIHFCMPYSMIEPIRDSLTSSLQGEALEVDKRWIRLMTQQIQIAEVELVASLGTARVSFDEILNMKVGDIIPLNIPELIAATVDGVPVMDCTYGVLNGQYALKVEKLLANADNMNNH; translated from the coding sequence ATGGCCGATAATTTCCTCTCCCAGGAAGAAGTCGATGCCCTACTCAAGGGCGTCAACGGAGACCAGGACGACGCGCAGGCGCCGGAAGATGTCACGGGAGTTCGTACCTACAACCTGGCAACCCAGGAGCGCATCGTGCGCGGCCGGATGCCAACGTTGGAAATTATCAACGAGCGTTTCGCCCGGCTGCTGCGCGTGGGCCTGTTCAACTTCCTGCGCCGCAGCGCCGAAGTGTCGGTCGGTTCCGTGCGCGTGTCGAAATACAGCGAGTTCATCCGTAACCTGGTGGTGCCGACCAATCTGAATCTGGTGCACATGAAGCCGTTGCGCGGCACGGCCCTGATGGTCTTCGATCCGGGCCTCGTGTTCCTGCTGGTCGACAACCTGTTCGGCGGCGACGGACGCTTCCATACGCGCGTCGAAGGGCGCGACTTTACGCAGACGGAGCAGCGCATCATCCTGCGCATCCTCGACATCGTCTTCGAGGCGTATACCAAGTCGTGGGAACCGGTCTTCCCCGTCGAGTTCGAATATATCCGTTCAGAAATGAACACGCAGTTCGCCAACATCGCCACGCCGAACGAGGTGGTGGTGGCGTCCACGTTTACGGTAGAACTGGGCTCCGTTTCCGGACAAATCCACTTCTGCATGCCGTATTCGATGATCGAGCCGATCCGCGATTCGCTGACCTCGAGCCTGCAGGGCGAGGCGCTGGAAGTGGACAAGCGCTGGATCCGTTTGATGACGCAGCAGATCCAGATCGCCGAAGTCGAGCTGGTGGCTTCGCTGGGCACGGCGCGCGTGTCGTTCGATGAAATCCTGAACATGAAGGTGGGCGACATCATCCCGCTGAATATTCCCGAACTGATCGCCGCCACCGTCGACGGCGTGCCCGTGATGGATTGCACGTATGGCGTGTTGAACGGACAATATGCCTTAAAGGTTGAAAAGTTGTTGGCCAATGCCGATAACATGAATAACCACTAA
- the fliN gene encoding flagellar motor switch protein FliN: MSDNQDDQSAEDDWGAAIAEQAKAEAEALQNQAANTASAASAAVFKDFSKQASKSETHNDIDFILDIPVQLTVELGRTKIAIKNLLQLAQGSVVELDGLAGEPMDVLVNGCLIAQGEVVVVNDKFGIRLTDIITPSERIRKLNK, encoded by the coding sequence ATGTCTGACAACCAAGACGACCAAAGCGCGGAAGACGATTGGGGCGCGGCCATTGCCGAGCAGGCCAAGGCGGAAGCCGAAGCGCTGCAGAACCAGGCCGCCAATACGGCCAGCGCGGCCAGCGCCGCCGTGTTCAAGGACTTTTCCAAGCAGGCGTCGAAGTCGGAAACGCACAACGATATCGATTTCATCCTCGATATCCCCGTGCAGCTGACGGTCGAACTGGGCCGCACCAAGATCGCCATCAAGAACCTGCTGCAACTGGCGCAGGGTTCCGTGGTCGAGCTCGACGGCCTGGCCGGCGAACCGATGGACGTGCTGGTGAACGGCTGCCTGATCGCCCAGGGCGAAGTGGTGGTGGTCAATGACAAGTTCGGCATCCGCCTGACCGACATCATCACGCCTTCCGAACGCATCCGAAAATTGAATAAATGA
- the fliO gene encoding flagellar biosynthetic protein FliO, whose translation MKPGLLISTVLPLMAACSIALAEAPAAAAPAAASAASASVALASETPPAAAAPAASPATTAAASPAAALPAMPPGAPATMAPTSSAGSLLQTIFALMFVLALLIGLAWFMKRYGPKVMGGNNKMRVVSSLNLGGRERIVLVEVADQWIVVGASPGRINALATMPRQEGDLPQLATAQNGPAAANFSEWLKQTIEKRNGK comes from the coding sequence ATGAAGCCTGGCCTGTTGATTTCCACTGTGCTGCCGCTCATGGCGGCATGCAGCATTGCCCTGGCTGAAGCGCCAGCCGCGGCCGCACCAGCGGCGGCCAGCGCCGCCAGCGCTTCCGTCGCGCTGGCAAGCGAGACGCCGCCTGCCGCAGCGGCGCCAGCAGCCTCACCTGCCACTACAGCGGCTGCCTCGCCTGCCGCCGCCCTGCCCGCCATGCCGCCCGGCGCACCGGCGACGATGGCGCCGACAAGCTCGGCCGGCAGCCTGCTGCAAACCATTTTCGCGCTGATGTTCGTGCTGGCCCTGTTGATCGGCCTGGCCTGGTTCATGAAGCGCTATGGCCCCAAGGTGATGGGCGGCAACAACAAGATGCGCGTCGTCAGCTCGCTCAACTTGGGCGGACGCGAACGCATCGTCCTCGTCGAAGTGGCCGACCAGTGGATCGTCGTCGGCGCCTCTCCCGGCAGGATCAACGCGCTGGCCACCATGCCGCGCCAGGAAGGCGACCTGCCGCAACTGGCCACGGCGCAAAACGGCCCCGCGGCCGCCAATTTTTCCGAGTGGCTGAAACAGACCATCGAAAAACGCAATGGGAAATAA